A part of Pseudobacteriovorax antillogorgiicola genomic DNA contains:
- a CDS encoding substrate-binding periplasmic protein, which yields MNNKRILSVRGLTLLLVCLCLASCSHAKADKPLNVLVPEVVITEFYTTILKKALPEAKMIFAPVPRAGAEFRRERAPCFLGTDAPTAKKYFQVDTISSDPFLAWGVGIYTPRDKPKISNLEQLKGKVAVVVRGNNFVSSAQKKFGLAKLYVLSEDKKLFIFLDQGRADVAFYWYPLLRSNRAKIHRDEKLSIHQATSALLCLNKPENQVYIDRFNATLLNLRKSGWLRQQTDLLLQH from the coding sequence ATGAATAACAAGAGGATATTGTCAGTGAGAGGCCTTACACTACTACTTGTCTGCTTATGCTTAGCCTCATGCTCCCACGCCAAGGCCGATAAGCCCCTCAATGTCCTAGTTCCCGAGGTGGTGATCACCGAATTCTATACGACCATTTTAAAAAAAGCCCTCCCCGAAGCCAAGATGATCTTCGCTCCTGTGCCACGAGCGGGCGCAGAGTTTAGACGAGAACGGGCACCTTGTTTTCTAGGAACTGACGCACCCACGGCAAAAAAATACTTCCAGGTTGATACTATCTCAAGCGATCCATTTTTAGCATGGGGTGTTGGCATCTATACTCCCCGAGACAAGCCAAAGATCAGTAACCTTGAACAGCTGAAGGGCAAGGTCGCTGTGGTCGTTAGAGGCAACAACTTTGTTAGCAGCGCCCAAAAAAAATTCGGTTTAGCAAAACTTTATGTCCTTTCAGAAGATAAAAAATTATTTATATTTCTTGATCAGGGTCGCGCCGATGTCGCCTTCTACTGGTATCCTTTGCTCCGCAGCAACAGAGCCAAAATCCACCGCGACGAAAAACTGTCGATTCACCAAGCGACTTCTGCGTTGCTTTGTTTAAATAAGCCAGAGAATCAGGTGTATATCGATCGTTTTAATGCAACCTTACTGAACCTACGAAAAAGCGGCTGGCTCAGGCAACAGACTGATTTGTTACTTCAGCACTAG
- a CDS encoding extracellular solute-binding protein produces the protein MHLVIGILIFGITNFLTAEPQETLKLVSSENAPYVSSSEEKGVLLEITEAALKKAGYQIKVDFFPWIRAKVYANPKGYHGILPLFGQDHFEDGFVTSDPILKNDLGILSKQSLDAKDGTDLYRYLAQNPSLQYSALRGDSIKFPFLRSGNLTLCSSNQQQIELLGLNRIDAAIIDKHIASDIIVNSLPHLINKLKFTNLDLKDPYYYLGFSKTIPDHLELRDRFNKALKEIRSSGEYHQIVSKYGFHRHENYIGKKNIVIGAVKTPETLAMKELSQHYQNKYPNIEIIWEILDETQLRNKLWGGIRLDYVPYDVITIGSFESRVWPRKKWIAPINTAAYDLNDFIKPVIDSMKYEDEVYGIPFYSESVMTYYRKDVFEKAGIAMPAQPTYQQILKYAKKIHDPKNNFYGIGIRGKPGWGQSIAFISLLVNTFGGRWFDRQWNPEIDSTEWRDALKFYKKLLEFAPPQPWELGWQENQNLFSKGKIGILVDATSLAGRLYDSKKSEVHDKIAQTKAPRSKYLGGEKWLWSWAFAIPANTSSKAEANSFIRWATSKEYVRLAARTNGWVSVPLGARYSTFNKQYKKVAPFADFVLQEIITSKSTNFTAKPIPYSGPQFVSIQGFPAIGKNVARNISLYVQDKLSLAEALADSQAFAKHHFRLNNRLEN, from the coding sequence GTGCACCTTGTTATTGGCATCTTGATTTTCGGTATCACAAACTTCTTAACCGCAGAACCTCAAGAAACCTTGAAACTAGTGTCCAGTGAGAATGCTCCATATGTGAGTTCTTCAGAGGAAAAGGGGGTGCTGCTAGAAATTACCGAAGCTGCTCTTAAAAAAGCCGGCTACCAGATAAAAGTCGACTTTTTCCCTTGGATAAGGGCTAAGGTATATGCCAACCCCAAGGGTTATCACGGGATCCTGCCACTGTTTGGGCAAGACCATTTTGAAGATGGATTTGTCACATCAGATCCAATATTAAAAAATGATCTCGGGATCCTAAGCAAGCAAAGTTTAGATGCCAAAGATGGAACCGATCTTTATCGCTATCTTGCTCAAAACCCATCCCTTCAGTACAGTGCACTCCGGGGTGATAGTATCAAATTCCCTTTTCTTAGATCAGGCAACCTAACTCTCTGTTCTAGCAATCAACAACAAATCGAACTGCTAGGTTTGAACCGAATTGATGCTGCGATCATTGATAAGCATATTGCATCTGATATTATCGTCAACAGCCTCCCCCACCTGATCAACAAACTAAAATTCACCAATCTCGACCTCAAAGACCCTTACTACTACCTTGGATTTTCCAAAACGATCCCAGATCACTTAGAGCTACGGGATCGTTTTAACAAGGCTCTAAAGGAAATACGATCTAGCGGTGAGTACCATCAAATCGTTTCCAAATATGGCTTTCATCGACATGAAAACTACATTGGTAAGAAAAATATTGTTATTGGAGCTGTAAAAACTCCAGAGACATTAGCCATGAAAGAGCTTAGTCAACACTATCAAAATAAGTATCCGAATATTGAAATCATCTGGGAAATTCTGGATGAAACCCAGCTTAGAAACAAGCTCTGGGGTGGCATCAGACTAGACTATGTTCCCTATGATGTTATTACTATAGGTTCATTTGAAAGTAGGGTTTGGCCCCGAAAAAAGTGGATCGCACCAATCAACACCGCTGCCTACGACCTAAATGATTTTATAAAACCTGTCATCGACTCCATGAAGTATGAAGATGAAGTCTATGGAATTCCGTTCTACTCTGAAAGCGTGATGACTTACTATAGAAAGGACGTTTTCGAAAAAGCAGGCATTGCAATGCCTGCCCAACCCACATATCAGCAGATCTTAAAGTATGCGAAAAAAATTCATGATCCTAAGAACAATTTCTATGGTATTGGCATAAGAGGTAAGCCTGGCTGGGGCCAAAGTATTGCTTTTATCAGTCTCCTTGTCAATACATTTGGCGGCCGTTGGTTCGATCGCCAGTGGAATCCTGAGATTGACTCTACTGAATGGCGTGATGCCCTGAAATTTTACAAGAAATTATTAGAATTTGCTCCCCCACAGCCTTGGGAACTTGGTTGGCAAGAAAACCAGAACCTATTTAGCAAAGGAAAGATAGGAATACTTGTAGACGCCACCTCCCTTGCCGGACGACTTTATGATTCAAAGAAGTCAGAAGTCCATGACAAGATCGCCCAAACCAAAGCCCCTAGGTCGAAGTATTTAGGAGGGGAAAAGTGGTTATGGTCGTGGGCCTTTGCCATCCCTGCAAACACCTCTAGTAAGGCAGAAGCAAACTCCTTTATTCGCTGGGCAACCTCTAAGGAATACGTTCGTCTTGCTGCAAGAACCAACGGTTGGGTCAGTGTTCCTTTGGGAGCTCGGTACTCGACATTCAACAAGCAGTATAAAAAAGTAGCGCCATTTGCAGACTTTGTCTTACAGGAAATCATAACGTCAAAGTCGACGAATTTTACTGCAAAGCCGATACCCTACAGCGGGCCCCAGTTTGTTTCGATACAAGGCTTTCCTGCCATTGGTAAAAATGTAGCGAGGAATATTTCCCTCTATGTCCAGGACAAGCTTAGTTTAGCAGAAGCACTTGCCGATTCTCAAGCCTTTGCTAAACACCATTTCAGGCTAAACAATAGACTAGAGAATTAG
- a CDS encoding MbnP family copper-binding protein, whose translation MKKTIGLVAAFALTACNFDSNEEAAPQQSNEVMIPFSMTVNDRPASCGESYSGLSLSSATLELRDLRFFVHDVRLVQDDGLEVKVNLEADYRWQTDRLALLDFTSDDSNACADRGTSGTRAFLKGQADISKPTEKLRFKVGVPPELNHLNAPSLEAPLNEPGMWWSWAGGFRFFKADFISQTRETNVERYSLHTGAVGCTAESIEGPYKCANDMIAEVEIDFNLNEDQVNIDLGRILSSFDLNTGRGCMGASNLGLGPDSTGFKPCDAVYEAFGITLNPNLSAPEQVAFRSQTYAGSLDLSIETADLSDTRNPSHWPHPDYQRPPSLDITLSSQSTSKRSHALGDPRFGENCLRCHQIQGPGPGRFVVGGTLIWDDGSEYDAGGFVEIGSGDGAWGELDPEKKLQNFAVALRLPIDGNGNFYATENEGVDYQSQSYQARVVDNNGRVLLAMAPKKVGACNSCHNGSFSITVPKSLF comes from the coding sequence ATGAAGAAGACTATCGGGCTGGTAGCAGCCTTTGCCCTTACAGCATGCAATTTCGATTCTAACGAGGAAGCTGCTCCTCAACAAAGCAATGAAGTCATGATACCTTTTTCCATGACGGTCAACGATCGTCCTGCCTCTTGCGGAGAAAGCTACTCCGGGTTATCTCTTTCATCCGCCACCCTTGAGCTACGGGATTTGAGGTTCTTCGTCCATGACGTAAGGCTTGTTCAAGACGACGGCTTAGAAGTTAAGGTCAATCTGGAGGCGGACTATCGCTGGCAAACAGATCGGCTAGCCCTTCTCGATTTTACGAGTGATGATTCCAACGCCTGTGCTGATCGAGGGACATCCGGCACAAGGGCTTTTCTCAAAGGTCAGGCTGATATTAGCAAGCCAACGGAAAAGCTACGCTTCAAAGTGGGAGTTCCCCCTGAGCTAAACCACCTAAACGCTCCATCCTTGGAAGCCCCACTCAACGAGCCTGGAATGTGGTGGTCCTGGGCAGGTGGATTTCGGTTTTTCAAAGCTGACTTTATCAGCCAAACCCGTGAAACTAATGTGGAGCGATACTCACTTCATACAGGGGCCGTAGGCTGCACAGCTGAGAGCATCGAAGGCCCCTACAAATGTGCCAACGATATGATCGCTGAGGTAGAAATTGATTTCAATCTAAATGAAGATCAAGTCAATATTGATCTTGGACGCATCCTTAGTTCTTTCGACCTCAATACAGGCAGAGGCTGCATGGGGGCTAGCAACCTGGGCCTTGGCCCAGATAGCACTGGCTTCAAACCCTGTGATGCAGTCTACGAGGCCTTTGGCATTACACTCAACCCTAATTTAAGTGCACCAGAGCAAGTAGCATTTCGAAGCCAGACCTATGCTGGATCTTTAGATTTAAGTATTGAAACCGCTGACTTAAGTGACACACGAAATCCTAGCCACTGGCCGCACCCGGACTACCAACGCCCCCCAAGCCTCGATATCACACTGAGTTCACAATCGACCTCAAAGCGAAGCCATGCTTTGGGAGATCCGCGCTTTGGTGAAAATTGTCTACGTTGTCATCAGATACAAGGCCCTGGCCCCGGACGATTTGTAGTTGGCGGTACACTAATTTGGGATGACGGTTCAGAATATGATGCCGGTGGTTTCGTAGAAATTGGCTCTGGAGACGGAGCTTGGGGAGAGTTGGATCCAGAGAAAAAATTGCAGAACTTCGCAGTCGCTTTGCGCCTACCCATAGACGGCAATGGCAATTTTTATGCAACTGAAAACGAAGGCGTTGATTACCAATCTCAGTCCTATCAAGCAAGAGTCGTCGACAACAACGGCCGTGTTCTATTAGCCATGGCGCCAAAAAAAGTAGGGGCCTGCAACTCTTGCCACAACGGTTCATTTTCTATCACTGTGCCCAAGAGCTTATTTTGA